In Alkalihalobacillus sp. TS-13, the following are encoded in one genomic region:
- a CDS encoding thiamine pyrophosphate-binding protein: MKTEIQTEFTTADTLVYELVNAGVEVVFGIVSIHNMPIYDAISREGSIRLITARGESGAVNMADGYARSTGKVGVVLTSTGTGAGNAAGSLVEAWSAGTPLLHITGEVGSSYLGTGRGYIHECKDQLAMMEGACKEAYRLRKPEQMGPIIRKAIHNALIAPAGPITVEIPIDFQSTIIPEVEIVDTNDNGTYNYSQKELPEQILRKIAMARRPIIWAGGGVISSGASEEVKQLAELIGAAVITSQSGKGSIPEDHPLCIGHFASYDSVKELLVKSDLLISIGVRFRGNETSNWKVKTPDEHIAIDADVNALNRNYSVKQGLVGDAKQILQQVLKALSNKPVAPKPDYTIEVESVRNEVRTVLRKTLGPYEDILDAMRESLPKETVLVRDVTVPANVWGSRLFEINAPRTSIHASGGGIGQGLPTAIGAQIGRPDRTVVLMAGDGGFMVNVGELATAAEENLPLIIVLFDDSGYGVLRNIQDAAYGRRVAVDLLSPDFVKLAHSIGFNAEKVDSPEQFRSELQTAISDRQPTMIVVDMEAVGPMAKPFSGPPGAAEAFKPKKL; this comes from the coding sequence ATGAAAACAGAAATTCAAACAGAATTCACGACTGCAGATACGCTCGTATATGAACTTGTGAACGCAGGCGTCGAGGTTGTCTTCGGCATCGTCAGTATTCATAATATGCCGATCTACGATGCGATTTCACGAGAAGGATCCATCCGTCTTATTACGGCTAGAGGGGAAAGCGGAGCTGTCAATATGGCTGATGGATACGCAAGGTCGACAGGCAAGGTCGGGGTCGTTCTGACAAGTACAGGAACTGGAGCTGGAAATGCTGCTGGATCCCTCGTTGAAGCATGGAGTGCAGGAACTCCTCTTCTTCATATTACAGGTGAAGTCGGTTCATCTTACTTAGGAACTGGAAGAGGCTATATCCATGAATGTAAAGATCAACTGGCCATGATGGAAGGTGCTTGTAAGGAAGCATACCGGTTACGTAAACCGGAGCAAATGGGCCCGATCATACGGAAAGCGATTCATAATGCACTGATAGCACCCGCCGGTCCGATAACGGTAGAGATTCCAATTGATTTCCAATCTACAATCATTCCAGAAGTTGAGATTGTAGATACGAACGATAATGGAACCTATAACTACTCTCAAAAGGAACTGCCTGAACAGATCCTCAGAAAAATAGCTATGGCACGCCGCCCGATCATTTGGGCTGGTGGAGGCGTCATATCTTCCGGGGCATCAGAGGAAGTGAAGCAATTGGCGGAATTGATTGGTGCCGCTGTCATTACAAGCCAATCAGGAAAAGGTTCCATCCCTGAGGACCACCCTCTCTGTATCGGACATTTTGCTTCTTATGATTCAGTAAAAGAACTCTTGGTTAAATCCGATTTGTTAATCAGTATCGGCGTTCGCTTTCGTGGAAATGAAACATCAAACTGGAAGGTAAAGACTCCTGATGAACATATCGCGATTGATGCAGATGTAAATGCGCTGAACCGTAATTATTCGGTGAAACAGGGGCTGGTCGGGGATGCGAAACAGATACTTCAGCAGGTTTTGAAGGCCCTTTCGAACAAGCCTGTTGCTCCTAAGCCTGATTATACGATTGAGGTGGAATCGGTCAGAAATGAGGTCCGTACAGTCTTGAGAAAAACACTCGGTCCATATGAAGACATATTGGACGCCATGAGGGAATCGCTGCCGAAGGAGACTGTTCTCGTCCGTGACGTTACGGTTCCGGCAAATGTTTGGGGTAGCCGGTTATTTGAAATAAACGCACCACGTACCTCGATCCATGCTTCTGGAGGAGGGATAGGGCAAGGATTGCCAACGGCGATAGGAGCACAAATCGGTAGGCCGGATCGCACAGTCGTTTTAATGGCTGGAGATGGTGGTTTCATGGTGAATGTCGGAGAATTGGCCACCGCTGCAGAAGAAAACCTGCCGCTTATCATCGTATTGTTTGATGATAGCGGATATGGCGTACTCCGTAATATTCAAGATGCCGCGTATGGTCGAAGGGTAGCCGTTGATTTATTAAGTCCTGACTTTGTAAAGCTAGCCCATTCAATCGGCTTCAATGCTGAAAAAGTCGACTCACCAGAGCAGTTCAGGTCCGAATTGCAGACTGCAATCTCTGATCGGCAGCCGACTATGATTGTGGTAGATATGGAGGCTGTCGGTCCGATGGCGAAGCCTTTTAGCGGACCACCAGGAGCAGCGGAAGCATTCAAACCAAAAAAGTTATAG
- a CDS encoding aldehyde dehydrogenase, with product MISVFPETSGQFLINGEWKKTQDVANVINPAKATEVVGEVALCSETDVTKAIDAAEQAYKVWSRTSVEERAERMKEASQKLSRVIEQHVSLFVRENGKTIVEAKKDLLRCVEVMSKGADNLMEWWKPEPVEGQAQKVQIRKRPRGVTAVISPWNSPMILTFKRAIPAILAGNSVVIKPATYCPLTVISCLKEIEASFPPGVINVVTGSGSVVGEALCNDTRVRTIAFTGSTETGKQIMSQSANSVKKLYMELGGNDPALILDDAVLDEDAIKRIRMGILRASGQVCSAIKRIYVHKSRYDELIDKLKKEFDRVVVGNGIQPDATMGPINNQTQYKFVTELLERTKQSAAKVETAGRKLDAASWDEGYFMLPSIVTNISHDSELVKTEQFGPIIPVLPFTDLDEAVEMANDTEFGLRASVWTANEDTAIAIADRLEAGAVFHNNHTVFKDLRLDFPGIKESGLSRETRWGSLELFTDSYGFAD from the coding sequence ATGATAAGTGTATTCCCTGAAACTTCAGGTCAGTTTTTGATAAACGGTGAATGGAAAAAGACGCAAGACGTTGCAAACGTGATCAATCCTGCCAAGGCAACAGAGGTGGTAGGTGAAGTTGCCTTATGTTCTGAAACGGATGTTACGAAGGCAATCGATGCAGCTGAGCAAGCCTATAAGGTATGGTCAAGAACTTCCGTAGAAGAACGTGCGGAACGGATGAAGGAAGCTTCGCAAAAATTGAGCAGGGTGATCGAACAACATGTTTCCTTATTTGTAAGGGAAAATGGAAAAACCATCGTTGAGGCGAAAAAAGACCTTTTGAGATGCGTCGAAGTGATGAGTAAAGGTGCAGATAACCTGATGGAATGGTGGAAGCCTGAACCTGTGGAGGGACAAGCCCAGAAGGTGCAGATCCGGAAGCGTCCCCGAGGAGTTACAGCCGTCATTTCCCCTTGGAATTCACCGATGATCTTGACCTTCAAGCGGGCGATCCCAGCGATTCTTGCAGGAAATTCAGTTGTCATCAAACCTGCAACGTATTGTCCATTGACGGTGATTTCATGCTTGAAAGAAATCGAAGCGTCATTTCCGCCAGGAGTCATCAACGTAGTTACAGGTTCTGGATCTGTAGTAGGTGAAGCGTTATGTAACGATACACGTGTCCGGACCATTGCGTTTACTGGAAGTACAGAAACAGGTAAGCAAATCATGAGTCAATCAGCAAATAGCGTCAAAAAGCTGTATATGGAACTAGGAGGTAATGATCCTGCTCTTATTCTAGACGATGCTGTCTTGGATGAAGATGCGATCAAACGAATCCGGATGGGTATTTTGCGGGCATCTGGTCAGGTATGTTCGGCAATTAAACGGATTTACGTCCACAAAAGCCGATATGACGAGTTGATCGACAAACTGAAGAAAGAGTTTGATCGTGTCGTCGTCGGTAATGGTATCCAGCCTGATGCAACAATGGGGCCGATCAACAACCAGACGCAATATAAATTTGTAACCGAGCTGCTTGAAAGGACGAAGCAATCGGCTGCGAAGGTTGAGACGGCTGGTCGGAAATTGGATGCGGCTTCCTGGGATGAAGGATACTTTATGCTCCCGTCCATTGTGACCAATATAAGTCATGACAGTGAACTCGTGAAGACCGAACAATTCGGACCGATCATTCCGGTCCTTCCGTTTACTGACTTAGACGAAGCGGTTGAAATGGCGAATGATACCGAATTCGGTTTACGAGCTTCGGTCTGGACTGCAAACGAGGATACGGCTATCGCGATTGCAGATCGCCTGGAAGCCGGAGCCGTGTTCCATAACAATCATACTGTCTTCAAAGATCTTCGCTTAGATTTTCCTGGCATTAAAGAAAGCGGGCTTAGCAGGGAAACCCGCTGGGGAAGCTTGGAACTTTTCACAGACAGCTACGGCTTTGCCGATTAA
- the nadX gene encoding aspartate dehydrogenase: MRIGLIGCGNIGTFLLETINSRRAFPECSIGAVFEGRSKDLSPLAETYGVEIYQDFPAFLNSGIDLVIEAATVQVVEEYGPTIVGNGKDFLIVSVGALGDSALYDRLKTLCEKHGAKVFIPSGAIGGLDILKAANSINQLDSVSITTRKSPKSLGEETLTEEKVIFKGSASEAIKCFPKNTNVSIVLSLAGLGGQETEVQIIADPKVEKNIHLIEAMGAFGRVEVMVENDPMPDNPKTSYLAALSVLATLKNRKETILLG, translated from the coding sequence ATGAGGATTGGATTAATCGGATGCGGGAATATCGGTACATTTCTTCTGGAGACGATCAATAGCAGACGTGCCTTCCCTGAATGCTCCATAGGTGCCGTTTTCGAGGGCCGTAGTAAAGATTTGTCCCCCCTCGCTGAAACGTATGGTGTGGAAATCTATCAAGACTTCCCAGCATTCCTGAACTCTGGCATTGACTTAGTCATCGAGGCAGCGACGGTCCAGGTGGTTGAAGAATATGGACCGACAATCGTTGGAAATGGAAAAGACTTTTTGATTGTAAGCGTAGGTGCGTTAGGAGACAGTGCTCTATATGATCGTCTGAAAACATTGTGTGAAAAACATGGGGCGAAGGTTTTCATACCATCAGGAGCAATCGGCGGTTTGGATATTTTAAAAGCCGCTAATTCGATTAATCAACTGGATTCCGTTTCAATTACGACCAGAAAATCACCGAAATCTCTCGGGGAAGAAACACTGACAGAAGAAAAGGTGATCTTTAAAGGAAGCGCTTCGGAAGCAATCAAATGTTTTCCGAAAAATACCAATGTATCGATCGTTTTATCATTGGCGGGATTAGGGGGACAGGAAACAGAGGTTCAGATCATAGCCGATCCGAAGGTAGAAAAGAACATTCATTTAATTGAAGCGATGGGCGCCTTTGGGAGGGTAGAGGTGATGGTTGAGAACGATCCGATGCCTGATAACCCGAAAACGAGTTACTTAGCGGCTCTGAGTGTGCTGGCAACCTTGAAGAACAGAAAAGAAACGATCCTTTTAGGCTAG
- a CDS encoding VOC family protein encodes MNKLRPLLGNNVINQIAFVVHDIETASEAFAKLLGMPKPEWFLTGSLEISQVVYRGEPSAARSKLIFMDTPSIQIELIEPNEDPSTMREFLDIDGEGIHHVAFDVDDMKDRVSRWKIKDSRSYRQVSSLPAMADTRMLIRWTNTRHLSSCWSGKSRR; translated from the coding sequence ATGAATAAACTGAGACCGTTGTTAGGAAACAATGTCATCAATCAAATCGCCTTTGTTGTACATGATATCGAAACTGCTTCAGAGGCGTTCGCGAAATTACTTGGCATGCCAAAACCAGAATGGTTTTTGACCGGGTCGCTGGAAATTTCACAAGTCGTTTATCGTGGTGAGCCTTCCGCGGCACGCAGCAAGCTGATCTTCATGGATACGCCATCTATACAGATTGAATTGATTGAACCGAACGAAGATCCCAGCACGATGCGGGAGTTTTTGGACATTGATGGAGAAGGGATCCATCATGTTGCCTTCGATGTAGATGATATGAAGGATCGGGTCAGTAGATGGAAAATCAAGGATTCCCGGTCTTACAGACAGGTGAGTTCACTTCCAGCAATGGCAGATACGCGTATGTTGATACGTTGGACCAATACAAGACACTTGTCGAGCTGCTGGAGCGGGAAGAGCCGCAGGTAA
- a CDS encoding VOC family protein, which produces MDQYKTLVELLEREEPQVNTDRQNEKSEQEPLLGTDTVTQMAIVVRDIESTADAYCKLLGVDRSSIIQSGPGEMTKIEFRGQPTEAKAKFMFIKTPLIELELIEPDDASPSIWREHLNTKGEGIHHIAFVVKNIREKIGMLERMGYPVIQKGSFWNGRGEYAYIDTTSMYKVVIELLEKYEN; this is translated from the coding sequence TTGGACCAATACAAGACACTTGTCGAGCTGCTGGAGCGGGAAGAGCCGCAGGTAAATACTGATCGTCAGAATGAAAAAAGCGAACAGGAACCGTTGCTTGGGACGGATACCGTAACGCAGATGGCGATCGTCGTCCGCGATATTGAATCAACTGCCGATGCCTATTGTAAGCTTTTAGGGGTAGATAGGTCGTCCATCATTCAATCCGGACCAGGTGAAATGACGAAGATTGAATTCCGAGGTCAACCAACTGAGGCGAAAGCGAAATTCATGTTTATCAAAACTCCGCTCATCGAACTTGAACTGATTGAGCCAGATGATGCTTCTCCAAGTATTTGGAGGGAGCACCTTAATACGAAAGGGGAAGGGATTCATCATATCGCGTTCGTAGTCAAAAACATCAGGGAGAAAATCGGTATGCTGGAGAGAATGGGCTATCCAGTGATCCAAAAAGGATCCTTCTGGAATGGTAGAGGTGAATACGCTTACATAGATACGACTTCAATGTATAAAGTAGTCATCGAACTGCTTGAAAAATATGAGAATTGA
- a CDS encoding MFS transporter codes for MVSTQKRWLYIAMPIFFFWFFGQIDKLGISIVQTDPGFLNDLGLTGSSANAKIGFLTFIFMVAYAVSNVFWGFVIDKLGARKTALLGVTVWTATMVMAGMANSYEMFMWSRIILGIGEGMMIPVSGKFIASWFNRNEIGRAQASWITGNYLGPAIGAVFLTLIISTLTWHASFFFLALCNLLINIPMFLFLTRNKPEDHPGVSKEELAHIRKTESFDKSVTKQNFAQDFRFWIVWFGMVMASFLFFGISIWLPTYLVQAKNFDIESMTGITSLSWMFALGFVLICGFLSDKTKRPSLLATILFILCATFLTVASTTSIPIIAGLCLGLAMGTMGGVFHLSNLFIVKYSTKETAGRAAGLMGFTNIFGGFASYVMGWMRDLSGGDFGPSIILMILVAGLGFIAYLFTLKKEAEEVNLLNKELERQGLTDYSA; via the coding sequence ATGGTAAGTACGCAAAAGCGATGGCTTTATATTGCGATGCCGATATTTTTCTTTTGGTTCTTCGGGCAAATTGATAAGCTAGGGATTTCAATCGTACAAACCGATCCAGGATTTTTGAATGACCTTGGTCTCACGGGTTCCAGTGCAAATGCAAAAATCGGCTTTTTAACGTTCATCTTTATGGTAGCTTACGCCGTTTCGAATGTTTTCTGGGGGTTTGTCATCGATAAACTCGGTGCAAGGAAGACAGCACTTTTGGGTGTAACCGTCTGGACAGCTACGATGGTGATGGCAGGAATGGCCAACTCTTATGAGATGTTCATGTGGAGTCGGATCATCCTCGGTATCGGTGAAGGGATGATGATTCCGGTGTCAGGAAAGTTCATCGCAAGCTGGTTTAACAGAAATGAAATTGGACGTGCACAAGCATCCTGGATAACCGGAAACTACCTTGGACCAGCAATCGGTGCTGTATTCCTGACACTTATTATTTCAACATTGACTTGGCACGCATCTTTCTTTTTCCTTGCGCTATGCAACTTGCTTATCAATATCCCGATGTTCTTGTTCCTGACGCGAAACAAGCCGGAAGACCATCCGGGAGTCAGTAAAGAGGAATTAGCCCATATTCGAAAAACCGAGTCTTTTGATAAGAGTGTCACCAAACAGAATTTTGCACAAGATTTCCGTTTCTGGATTGTTTGGTTCGGAATGGTTATGGCTTCATTTCTTTTCTTCGGGATCAGTATATGGCTTCCAACGTATTTAGTACAGGCTAAAAATTTTGATATTGAATCAATGACAGGAATCACATCATTATCATGGATGTTCGCACTAGGTTTTGTTCTGATTTGCGGTTTCTTATCGGATAAAACCAAACGTCCTAGTTTATTGGCCACCATCTTGTTCATATTGTGCGCAACGTTCTTGACAGTAGCGTCTACCACATCGATTCCGATCATAGCGGGCTTATGTTTAGGGCTAGCTATGGGTACGATGGGTGGTGTCTTCCACCTTAGTAACTTATTCATCGTAAAATATTCTACGAAAGAAACAGCAGGTCGTGCAGCAGGACTGATGGGATTCACCAATATATTTGGAGGATTCGCGAGCTATGTCATGGGTTGGATGAGAGATTTATCCGGGGGAGACTTCGGGCCTTCTATCATCTTGATGATTCTAGTCGCAGGGTTAGGTTTCATAGCCTATCTGTTTACATTGAAGAAAGAGGCAGAGGAAGTCAATTTACTGAATAAAGAATTAGAGCGACAGGGACTCACCGATTATAGTGCATAA
- a CDS encoding aromatic ring-hydroxylating dioxygenase subunit alpha yields the protein MIDTKTDVHLDEMSRTQLADYLMETVRPEEGIIPAYIMGDENVNKLEHEKIFMKTWVFIAHESEVPNKGDFITRDLAGYSVIVSRGQDGILRAFYNMCTHRGMKLCRADKGNKGQFTCPYHGFTFKNNGDLIGVPLQKDIYGGQLDLDQMSLHGVTLATYKGLVFGTWNEDPEPLSDFLGDFKWYLDIVVGRAEMEVVGPPQKFIVHSQWKIGSDNFVSDSYHTMVTHGSIAKLGMVPNAVYSKKGYQVHVENGHGCNIGMPNPDFAFPEGLIPEYKENLSADQFELMSKVKNMIGTVFPNLSFLISHTKIKGKLISNTTLRLWKPIAHDKMEVMTWFLVDKNASEDWKNRSRESYILTFSPSGIFEQDDTEVFTDITQAASGTIPAAKNFNYNYTMGMHREPVDDFIGPGIVYPDKFTEAGSRNYYSYWLNLMKA from the coding sequence ATGATCGATACGAAAACAGATGTACACTTGGACGAGATGTCACGTACACAACTGGCCGACTATTTAATGGAGACCGTTCGGCCTGAGGAAGGAATCATCCCTGCTTACATCATGGGAGATGAAAATGTCAACAAGCTAGAGCATGAAAAAATTTTCATGAAAACATGGGTATTCATCGCACACGAATCAGAGGTTCCCAATAAGGGAGACTTCATTACAAGGGATTTGGCTGGATATTCAGTCATTGTTTCAAGAGGGCAGGATGGTATCCTCCGTGCTTTCTACAACATGTGCACACATCGCGGTATGAAGCTTTGCCGTGCAGATAAAGGGAACAAAGGCCAGTTCACATGTCCCTATCACGGCTTTACGTTTAAAAACAACGGTGACTTGATCGGGGTGCCGCTCCAGAAGGACATTTATGGAGGTCAGCTCGATTTGGATCAAATGTCCTTGCATGGTGTGACGTTAGCTACTTACAAAGGATTGGTTTTTGGAACGTGGAATGAGGATCCCGAGCCTTTATCCGATTTTCTCGGTGATTTCAAATGGTATCTTGATATTGTGGTCGGTCGTGCAGAGATGGAGGTCGTAGGACCACCGCAGAAATTCATCGTCCATTCCCAATGGAAGATCGGTTCTGATAATTTTGTCAGTGATTCCTATCATACGATGGTTACGCACGGATCGATTGCAAAATTGGGAATGGTGCCAAATGCGGTTTATTCAAAAAAAGGATACCAGGTTCATGTTGAAAACGGTCATGGCTGTAACATAGGGATGCCGAATCCGGATTTCGCGTTCCCAGAAGGACTCATTCCAGAGTACAAGGAAAATTTATCAGCCGACCAGTTCGAGTTGATGTCAAAGGTTAAAAACATGATCGGCACGGTATTCCCGAATTTATCGTTTCTTATTTCCCATACGAAAATAAAAGGGAAGCTCATTTCCAATACGACACTCCGGTTATGGAAACCAATTGCACACGATAAGATGGAGGTCATGACATGGTTCCTTGTCGATAAAAATGCATCTGAAGATTGGAAGAACCGCTCGCGTGAATCGTACATCCTGACATTCAGTCCATCAGGCATTTTTGAACAAGATGATACAGAAGTGTTTACAGACATTACCCAGGCAGCATCAGGGACAATCCCTGCAGCAAAGAATTTCAATTACAATTATACGATGGGGATGCACAGGGAGCCGGTCGATGACTTTATTGGACCTGGCATTGTGTATCCGGATAAATTCACCGAAGCGGGTTCACGGAACTATTATTCGTACTGGTTAAACTTGATGAAGGCATAA
- a CDS encoding aromatic-ring-hydroxylating dioxygenase subunit beta produces the protein MDIGKVLTKYEFEQWLYEEAKLLDEIDFDGWFDLMHSDLKYEMPVRVNKEGMERPDYSVDMFAFQDDIETMKIRVDRLKTEYAWAEMPPSRTRRFVSNVRVLDYVENEKAVVRSYLLIYRSRSTDIHHDLISGERQDEFKFADGRWKLSKRFFLVDQTTLNTRNLAIFV, from the coding sequence ATGGATATCGGGAAGGTACTGACAAAATATGAATTTGAGCAATGGTTATATGAGGAAGCCAAACTTCTTGATGAAATCGACTTTGACGGATGGTTCGATCTGATGCATTCCGATTTGAAATACGAAATGCCTGTCCGCGTGAACAAGGAAGGAATGGAACGTCCGGACTATTCCGTTGACATGTTTGCATTTCAGGATGACATCGAAACGATGAAAATAAGAGTGGATCGACTGAAGACGGAATATGCTTGGGCGGAAATGCCTCCATCACGTACACGGAGATTTGTCAGCAATGTGCGTGTTCTCGACTATGTAGAAAACGAAAAAGCGGTTGTTCGCAGCTACTTGCTCATTTATAGAAGTCGATCGACGGACATACATCACGACTTGATTTCAGGTGAACGCCAAGATGAATTCAAGTTTGCCGACGGCAGATGGAAACTATCAAAACGGTTTTTCCTCGTAGACCAGACGACATTGAATACACGTAATCTAGCAATATTTGTATAA
- a CDS encoding MBL fold metallo-hydrolase produces MKKTAITSVVFLLISFTFLTLSSPLLGKSDLESNFKVTLLGTGSPLLSMSRFGPGTLVEVGDEKLLFDAGRGTALRLDQANVAPGKVDKLFLTHLHSDHTVGIPDVWLTGALPTAGKRELPFKIWGPKGTKKMMSHMEKAFAADIDARYESGNENTEGLGVEAQDIKQGVVYEQDGIEVIAFLVDHKSIEPSYGYRINYNGHSVVISGDTRYNENLIHFAKGTDVIVHEVAAARPDDAENSEAISNILSLHTTPEEAGKVFSQVKPKLAVYTHIVLLGGLTDEEADFLGRTQKTYSGPVVVGEDLMFIDVGDEVDVHMKNFE; encoded by the coding sequence GTGAAGAAAACAGCGATAACTTCTGTCGTCTTTTTATTGATTTCGTTTACCTTTTTAACATTGTCATCACCGTTACTTGGAAAATCGGATCTTGAATCGAACTTTAAAGTCACCCTTTTAGGAACTGGTTCTCCTCTTTTAAGCATGTCCCGTTTTGGACCAGGAACTCTTGTAGAGGTCGGGGATGAAAAGCTGCTTTTTGATGCAGGACGTGGTACTGCTCTCAGACTGGATCAGGCGAACGTAGCTCCTGGAAAAGTAGATAAGTTGTTTCTGACTCATCTACATTCGGATCATACGGTAGGGATTCCCGATGTTTGGCTGACAGGTGCTTTGCCAACAGCCGGAAAAAGGGAGCTACCGTTTAAAATCTGGGGGCCAAAGGGTACAAAAAAGATGATGTCCCATATGGAAAAAGCTTTTGCTGCTGATATTGATGCTCGGTATGAATCAGGAAATGAAAACACTGAAGGTTTGGGTGTTGAAGCACAAGATATAAAGCAAGGTGTCGTCTATGAACAGGACGGCATTGAAGTGATTGCTTTCTTGGTGGATCACAAATCAATCGAACCAAGTTATGGCTATCGGATCAATTATAATGGACATTCAGTGGTCATCTCAGGAGATACTAGATACAATGAAAATTTAATTCATTTTGCAAAAGGTACTGATGTAATCGTACATGAAGTTGCTGCAGCAAGGCCAGATGATGCAGAAAATTCAGAAGCCATATCAAATATCCTTTCTCTCCATACAACCCCTGAAGAGGCAGGTAAAGTGTTTAGCCAGGTAAAACCCAAGCTTGCTGTTTATACGCATATTGTATTGCTTGGTGGGCTTACTGACGAAGAGGCTGACTTTCTTGGTAGAACTCAAAAGACATATTCCGGTCCAGTTGTCGTAGGAGAGGATCTTATGTTTATTGATGTTGGAGACGAGGTAGACGTTCACATGAAAAATTTTGAATAA
- the hcaB gene encoding 3-(cis-5,6-dihydroxycyclohexa-1,3-dien-1-yl)propanoate dehydrogenase, translating to MGCLEGKVALITGGGAGIGGSIVERFLNENAKVCVFDLSEERLALLEQKYGDRITTYCGDVRNYQDNEQAVTSAVNAFGKLDIFVANAGVFDGFTKLIDLKPDVLSEAYEELFSINVKGYLFGARASLPELVKTNGNMIFTISGASFYPDGGGALYTASKHAGLGLIRQLAFEAAPNVRVNGVAPGGTITELTVTPTLKPYYIPKTSDDRKESIKNRNPLKIAMQPEDHVASYILLASDQSRAITGEVISSDGGLGVRGLC from the coding sequence ATGGGGTGTTTAGAAGGGAAAGTTGCGCTTATTACTGGTGGAGGTGCCGGGATAGGGGGCTCTATAGTTGAACGTTTCTTAAATGAAAATGCGAAGGTATGTGTATTTGACCTTTCTGAGGAACGGTTGGCATTGCTAGAGCAAAAATACGGGGATCGAATAACGACTTATTGTGGAGACGTAAGAAACTATCAAGATAATGAACAAGCCGTTACATCAGCTGTGAACGCTTTTGGCAAGCTTGATATTTTCGTTGCAAACGCTGGTGTGTTCGACGGTTTTACTAAACTGATTGATTTGAAGCCTGATGTTTTGAGTGAAGCGTACGAGGAACTTTTCTCTATCAATGTGAAAGGTTATTTATTCGGTGCAAGAGCTTCATTGCCTGAGCTAGTGAAGACAAATGGTAACATGATTTTTACGATTTCAGGTGCTTCCTTTTATCCAGATGGAGGAGGGGCACTTTATACAGCAAGTAAACATGCGGGACTCGGTTTGATTCGCCAGCTGGCTTTTGAGGCAGCACCGAATGTCCGGGTCAATGGTGTAGCTCCAGGTGGAACTATTACGGAATTAACGGTTACGCCAACTCTGAAACCATATTATATACCTAAGACTTCCGACGATAGAAAAGAGAGCATTAAAAACAGGAATCCATTAAAGATTGCGATGCAACCAGAAGATCATGTTGCGAGTTATATTCTACTCGCCTCAGACCAATCACGGGCCATTACCGGAGAAGTAATCTCGAGTGATGGAGGTCTCGGTGTACGAGGGCTATGTTAG
- a CDS encoding alpha/beta fold hydrolase: protein MPYVQVDDLTIHYEREGKGTPLVLLHGMGNNSQSWGKQIEVLKKYYTVIAWDAPGYGKSSDPPIELTQFKEFAIILKKFLDKLNLEKVHLLGHSMGAATAIDFVNLYPCLVEALILADTTRGSAALNDEENERRLNSRLSSIDRMSPEELAKQRVPNLLSPYASEEVRNQAAYIMSQVRPAGYRSVAYSLYHADQMDLYPQISVPTLIICGEEDKVTPVSESKIIHKKISNSELVTIPKTGHLCYQEEPALFNSCVIQFLQECQSDGKYKKEMKT from the coding sequence GTGCCTTATGTACAAGTAGATGATTTAACTATTCATTATGAACGGGAGGGTAAAGGAACCCCGTTAGTATTATTACATGGTATGGGAAATAATTCTCAATCATGGGGAAAACAGATAGAAGTTCTTAAGAAATATTATACAGTTATTGCTTGGGATGCTCCGGGATATGGAAAAAGTTCGGACCCTCCAATAGAACTTACTCAATTTAAAGAGTTTGCAATAATACTTAAAAAGTTCCTGGATAAGTTAAACTTAGAGAAAGTACACCTTCTCGGACATTCTATGGGTGCTGCAACCGCGATCGATTTTGTCAACCTATATCCATGTCTTGTAGAAGCGTTAATTTTAGCGGATACTACAAGAGGTTCAGCTGCTCTGAATGATGAAGAAAATGAAAGAAGATTAAATAGCAGGTTATCTTCTATTGATAGGATGTCTCCTGAGGAGCTAGCAAAACAAAGAGTGCCGAATCTGCTCTCTCCTTATGCTTCAGAGGAGGTACGAAATCAAGCGGCATACATCATGTCACAAGTCAGACCTGCGGGATATAGGTCTGTTGCTTATTCGTTGTACCATGCTGACCAAATGGATCTATATCCGCAAATAAGCGTCCCAACACTCATAATATGTGGTGAAGAAGACAAGGTAACACCTGTTAGTGAATCGAAAATCATTCACAAAAAAATCTCCAATTCCGAACTTGTTACCATTCCAAAGACAGGGCATTTATGTTACCAGGAAGAGCCTGCTTTATTTAATTCATGCGTCATTCAATTCTTGCAGGAATGTCAGTCAGATGGAAAGTATAAAAAGGAGATGAAAACATAA